One part of the Anopheles cruzii unplaced genomic scaffold, idAnoCruzAS_RS32_06 scaffold00723_ctg1, whole genome shotgun sequence genome encodes these proteins:
- the LOC128276197 gene encoding lipase member H-like — protein MQLPVAAVGLVSIFFAVNPRIGAAQKKETNNVFNTTSCLEKPYRCPHPRIKFYLYTRRTQQNPELIDVQDPESLYYTHWNPTHPVKIVIHGFGGGRNLSPSPDMRKAYFTRGNYNIIIVDYGTAVTEPCLSQIEWAPRFGSLCVSQLVRYIAQHPRGVPPDDMHLIGYSVGAHIAGLVANYLGPAEGKLGRITGLDPTIFFYGGSNNSRDLDPSDAHFVDIIHTGAGILGQWNPGGHADFYVNGGTSQPGCASSTIFQTLACDHTKGTPYFIESINSERGFWAGPCPTLISYLLGWCEPKDSDYVLMGEHVTKAARGVYYVTTNSKPPYARGFPGKNRRTAKTSEYSGVRRK, from the exons CGCAGAAAAAGGAGACCAACAATGTGTTCAATACAACCTCGTGCCTTGAGAAACCGTACCGCTGTCCGCACCCGAGGATCAAGTTCTACCTATACACGCGGCGAACACAGCAGAATCCGGAGCTGATCGACGTCCAGGATCCGGAGTCGCTCTACTACACACACTGGAACCCGACGCACCCGGTGAAGATCGTCATCCACGGGTTCGGCGGTGGGCGCAATCTGTCGCCGAGCCCGGACATGCGCAAGGCGTACTTTACCCGTGGCAActacaacatcatcatcgtggacTACGGAACGGCCGTGACCGAGCCGTGCCTGAGCCAGATCGAGTGGGCCCCACGGTTTGGCAGTCTGTGCGTGTCGCAGCTGGTCCGCTACATTGCGCAGCATCCTCGCGGCGTTCCACCCGACGATATGCACCTGATCGGATACAGTGTCGGGGCGCACATTGCAGGGCTGGTGGCCAACTATCTGGGGCCGGCCGAAGGTAAGCTCGGTCGCATCACCGGGCTCGATCCGACCATCTTCTTCTACGGCGGCTCGAACAACTCGCGCGATCTGGATCCTTCCGATGCGCACTTTGTGGACATAATCCACACGGGCGCCGGCATACTGGGCCAGTGGAACCCGGGCGGTCACGCCGACTTCTACGTCAACGGGggcaccagccagcccgggTGCGCTAGTTCGACCATTTTTC AGACACTGGCCTGCGATCATACGAAGGGCACACCGTACTTCATTGAGTCCATCAACAGTGAGCGTGGCTTTTGGGCGGGACCATGCCCAACGCTCATCTCGTACCTTCTTGGGTGGTGTGAACCGAAGGACTCCGATTACGTCCTGATGGGGGAGCACGTCACGAAAGC GGCCCGTGGCGTGTACTACGTGACGACGAACTCCAAACCGCCGTACGCCCGTGGATTTCCGGGCAAAAATCGACGAACGGCCAAAACCTCCGAGTATAGCGGCGTGCGACGGAAGTAA